From one Lycium barbarum isolate Lr01 chromosome 6, ASM1917538v2, whole genome shotgun sequence genomic stretch:
- the LOC132643635 gene encoding hydroxymethylglutaryl-CoA lyase, mitochondrial isoform X2: MHEYPDMFVFSEDDDEYGRENFKWRRHGSRNGISSRRSKSLSKNYILCGTVSHSLCMTDHQPKSYSNHRSTKSNTFKLFNGMPKHVKIVEVGPRDGLQNEKNTVPTSVKVELIQKLVSCGLPVVEVTGFVSPKWVPQLSDAKDVMGAVKDLEGARLPVLTPNMKGFDAAIVAGAKEVAVFASASESFSKSNINCSIEESLARYRAVTSAAKKISIPVRGYVSCAIGCPVEGAISPSKVAYVAKELHDMGCFEISLGDTIGIATPGAVVPMLEAVMAVVPVEKLAVHFHDTYGQSLSNILVSLQMGISTIDSSVAGLGGCPYAKGASGNVSTEDVVYMLNGLGIKTNVDLQKLLLTGEFISKYLGRPSGSKAAIALSGVTAEASKI; encoded by the exons ATGCATGAATATCCTGATATGTTTGTCTTCAGtgaagatgatgatgaatatggaaGAGAGAACTTCAAATGGAGAAGGCATGGATCGCGTAATGGCATTTCAAGTCGAAGGTCAAAGAGTCTTAGCAAGAATTATATACTATGTGGAACTGTGTCTCATTCACTGTGCATGACAGATCATCAACCTAAATCTTACAGCAACCACAGAAGCACGAAGAGTAACACGTTCAAG TTGTTCAATGGCATGCCAAAGCATGTGAAGATAGTGGAAGTTGGTCCAAGGGATGGATTACAAAATGAGAAGAATACTGTTCCTACATCAGTGAAGGTTGAACTAATTCAAAAACTTGTCTCTTGTGGGCTACCTGTGGTTGAAGTGACCGGTTTTGTTTCTCCAAAATGGGTGCCTCAG CTGTCAGATGCCAAGGATGTAATGGGAGCAGTTAAGGATCTGGAAGGTGCCAGATTGCCTGTATTGACACCTAATATGAAA GGCTTTGACGCAGCTATTGTAGCCGGGGCAAAAGAAGTAGCAGTCTTCGCATCAGCTTCGGAGTCTTTCTCAAAGTCAAACATTAATTGCAGCATTGAGGAGAGTCTTGCCCGATATCGAGCTGTTACATCTGCTGCCAAAAAGATCTCAATACCGGTTCGTGG ATATGTATCCTGTGCTATTGGGTGCCCAGTTGAAGGAGCAATTTCACCTTCGAAAGTGGCATATGTAGCAAAGGAACTTCATGACATGGGATGCTTTGAAATCTCCCTTGGTGACACAATAGGAATCGCtactccag GAGCTGTTGTTCCTATGCTTGAAGCAGTGATGGCTGTGGTTCCTGTTGAAAAGCTTGCTGTGCATTTCCATGATACGTATGGACAGTCTCTTTCAAACATTTTAGTTTCCCTCCAA ATGGGTATTAGCACGATTGACTCCTCAGTTGCCGGTCTTGGAGGCTGTCCATATGCCAAAGGAGCTTCTGGCAATGTTTCAACAGAAGATGTTGTCTATATGCTTAATGGTCTAGGGATAAAAACCAATGTCGATTTGCAGAAGCTCCTCCTAACCGGGGAGTTCATTAGCAAGTATCTCGGTCGCCCATCCGGATCCAAAGCAGCCATTGCTTTGAGCGGAGTAACAGCTGAGGCATCCAAGATATAG
- the LOC132643635 gene encoding hydroxymethylglutaryl-CoA lyase, mitochondrial isoform X1, with protein MSSLEEPLNLDRMPSLSNIDWLDRCSSGACRPIGEDVAMGDSWSDGRNCSSSNSCLEDDDEYGRENFKWRRHGSRNGISSRRSKSLSKNYILCGTVSHSLCMTDHQPKSYSNHRSTKSNTFKLFNGMPKHVKIVEVGPRDGLQNEKNTVPTSVKVELIQKLVSCGLPVVEVTGFVSPKWVPQLSDAKDVMGAVKDLEGARLPVLTPNMKGFDAAIVAGAKEVAVFASASESFSKSNINCSIEESLARYRAVTSAAKKISIPVRGYVSCAIGCPVEGAISPSKVAYVAKELHDMGCFEISLGDTIGIATPGAVVPMLEAVMAVVPVEKLAVHFHDTYGQSLSNILVSLQMGISTIDSSVAGLGGCPYAKGASGNVSTEDVVYMLNGLGIKTNVDLQKLLLTGEFISKYLGRPSGSKAAIALSGVTAEASKI; from the exons ATGTCAAGCTTGGAAGAGCCTCTTAACCTGGACAGGATGCCAAGTTTGAGCAACATTGATTGGCTAGATAGGTGCTCATCTGGTGCCTGCAGGCCTATAGGAGAAGATGTGGCAATGGGGGACTCCTGGTCTGATGGGAGAAATTGCAGCTCATCAAACAGCTGCCT tgaagatgatgatgaatatggaaGAGAGAACTTCAAATGGAGAAGGCATGGATCGCGTAATGGCATTTCAAGTCGAAGGTCAAAGAGTCTTAGCAAGAATTATATACTATGTGGAACTGTGTCTCATTCACTGTGCATGACAGATCATCAACCTAAATCTTACAGCAACCACAGAAGCACGAAGAGTAACACGTTCAAG TTGTTCAATGGCATGCCAAAGCATGTGAAGATAGTGGAAGTTGGTCCAAGGGATGGATTACAAAATGAGAAGAATACTGTTCCTACATCAGTGAAGGTTGAACTAATTCAAAAACTTGTCTCTTGTGGGCTACCTGTGGTTGAAGTGACCGGTTTTGTTTCTCCAAAATGGGTGCCTCAG CTGTCAGATGCCAAGGATGTAATGGGAGCAGTTAAGGATCTGGAAGGTGCCAGATTGCCTGTATTGACACCTAATATGAAA GGCTTTGACGCAGCTATTGTAGCCGGGGCAAAAGAAGTAGCAGTCTTCGCATCAGCTTCGGAGTCTTTCTCAAAGTCAAACATTAATTGCAGCATTGAGGAGAGTCTTGCCCGATATCGAGCTGTTACATCTGCTGCCAAAAAGATCTCAATACCGGTTCGTGG ATATGTATCCTGTGCTATTGGGTGCCCAGTTGAAGGAGCAATTTCACCTTCGAAAGTGGCATATGTAGCAAAGGAACTTCATGACATGGGATGCTTTGAAATCTCCCTTGGTGACACAATAGGAATCGCtactccag GAGCTGTTGTTCCTATGCTTGAAGCAGTGATGGCTGTGGTTCCTGTTGAAAAGCTTGCTGTGCATTTCCATGATACGTATGGACAGTCTCTTTCAAACATTTTAGTTTCCCTCCAA ATGGGTATTAGCACGATTGACTCCTCAGTTGCCGGTCTTGGAGGCTGTCCATATGCCAAAGGAGCTTCTGGCAATGTTTCAACAGAAGATGTTGTCTATATGCTTAATGGTCTAGGGATAAAAACCAATGTCGATTTGCAGAAGCTCCTCCTAACCGGGGAGTTCATTAGCAAGTATCTCGGTCGCCCATCCGGATCCAAAGCAGCCATTGCTTTGAGCGGAGTAACAGCTGAGGCATCCAAGATATAG